The following are from one region of the Silurus meridionalis isolate SWU-2019-XX chromosome 25, ASM1480568v1, whole genome shotgun sequence genome:
- the ier5l gene encoding immediate early response gene 5-like protein: MINTGECAVDAQSLISISLRKIHNSRTQRGGIKLHKNLLVSYVLRNARQVYMNEKYAEIYRMQQYEEVMTVCNEIQELNPLDVAEDAEEEPNCCGVVSSAAPSLCAALSPVGPRAPQHPPPPGACTASLVLHSDEEDDEDSPCKQSDAVFYRSCCVEACAVAPNCDFSPSGGVHCSKTTVLDLDTHVVTTVENGCLHQDCCVPLAPCCPSAHGPARKRKMDFSYYAPELEETPEFAPCKRQKLEECVYAGSAEPLEACNISNLISIFGSGFSGLVSRQADLEQALNGQFCSKQALASLGAWTRAIVAF; encoded by the coding sequence atgatcaacACGGGGGAGTGCGCGGTGGACGCGCAGAGCCTGATCTCCATCTCGTTGCGGAAGATTCACAACTCGCGGACGCAGCGCGGAGGCATCAAGCTGCACAAGAACCTTCTGGTGTCGTACGTGCTGAGGAACGCTCGCCAGGTCTACATGAACGAAAAGTACGCGGAGATCTACAGGATGCAGCAGTATGAGGAGGTCATGACCGTGTGCAACGAGATACAGGAGCTGAACCCTCTCGACGTGGCCGAGGACGCCGAGGAGGAGCCCAACTGCTGCGGCGTGGTGAGCTCCGCTGCGCCCAGCCTTTGCGCTGCGCTCTCGCCGGTCGGCCCGCGCGCTCCGCAGCACCCGCCGCCGCCGGGCGCGTGCACCGCGTCTCTCGTCCTCCACTCTGATGAGGAAGATGACGAGGACTCGCCCTGCAAGCAGTCGGACGCCGTGTTTTACCGCAGTTGCTGCGTGGAGGCGTGCGCCGTGGCGCCGAACTGCGACTTCTCGCCGTCGGGCGGAGTGCACTGCAGCAAGACCACCGTACTGGACCTGGACACGCATGTCGTGACCACGGTGGAGAACGGCTGCCTGCATCAGGACTGCTGTGTGCCGCTGGCACCGTGCTGTCCGAGCGCGCACGGTCCGGCCAGGAAGCGCAAAATGGACTTCAGCTACTACGCGCCCGAGCTGGAGGAGACGCCGGAGTTCGCGCCGTGCAAGCGCCAGAAGTTGGAGGAATGCGTGTACGCGGGCAGCGCCGAGCCGCTGGAGGCGTGTAACATCTCCAACCTGATCTCCATCTTCGGCTCGGGTTTTTCAGGACTTGTGAGCCGGCAAGCGGACTTAGAGCAAGCGCTTAACGGACAGTTCTGCAGCAAGCAGGCGCTGGCGAGTTTAGGGGCATGGACGAGAGCCATCGTAGCTTTTTGA